The following are encoded in a window of Lichenicola cladoniae genomic DNA:
- a CDS encoding alpha-ketoacid dehydrogenase subunit beta, translated as MATIEITYRDALRKALQDSMREDETIVVIGEEVGAYGGAYGVTKDLIGEFGATRLIDTPISEPAIVGVAVGAAMTGLRPVAELMYVDFLGLVMDQLANQAAKIRYMFGGQIGVPMVLRTQGGTGRSAGAQHSQSLEGWIMHTPGLRLAMPATAEDAYHLLRHSLTLPDPVVFIEHKSLYTRKEMADLDTPAAPWGKAIVRRAGTQATLVTYSRMVHSALAAAEILEKQGVSIEVIDLRTLNPLDMETVIASVERTGRAMVVSEGPLTAGVAAELAARISEECFDYLEDPVIRIAGEDIPIPVSPALEAASIPTPDLIVQTLLRMLRR; from the coding sequence ATGGCGACCATCGAGATCACCTACCGCGACGCGCTGCGAAAGGCGTTGCAGGATTCCATGCGCGAGGACGAGACCATCGTCGTCATCGGCGAGGAAGTCGGCGCGTATGGCGGCGCATACGGCGTCACCAAGGATCTGATCGGCGAGTTCGGGGCGACGCGCCTGATCGACACCCCGATCAGCGAGCCGGCCATCGTCGGTGTCGCGGTGGGTGCCGCGATGACCGGGCTGCGGCCGGTCGCCGAGCTGATGTATGTCGATTTCCTCGGCCTGGTAATGGATCAGCTTGCAAACCAGGCCGCGAAGATCCGCTACATGTTCGGCGGCCAGATCGGCGTGCCCATGGTCCTGCGCACCCAGGGTGGCACCGGCCGGTCCGCCGGCGCACAGCATTCGCAGAGCCTCGAAGGTTGGATCATGCATACGCCGGGCCTGCGCCTCGCCATGCCGGCGACCGCGGAGGATGCCTACCACCTGCTGCGCCACAGCCTGACCCTGCCCGATCCTGTTGTGTTCATCGAGCACAAGTCGCTCTACACGCGGAAGGAAATGGCCGACCTGGACACGCCGGCAGCCCCGTGGGGCAAGGCCATCGTTCGCCGGGCGGGCACGCAGGCGACGCTGGTGACCTATTCCCGCATGGTGCATTCGGCACTTGCGGCGGCGGAGATCCTGGAAAAGCAGGGCGTCTCGATCGAGGTGATCGATCTGCGTACGCTCAACCCGCTGGATATGGAGACGGTGATCGCCTCCGTGGAGCGCACCGGGCGTGCGATGGTGGTGAGCGAGGGGCCGCTGACGGCGGGCGTCGCCGCCGAGCTGGCCGCACGCATATCCGAAGAGTGCTTCGATTATCTCGAGGACCCGGTGATCCGGATCGCCGGTGAGGATATTCCGATCCCGGTTTCGCCCGCGCTCGAGGCGGCCAGCATCCCGACCCCGGACCTGATCGTGCAGACCCTGTTGCGGATGCTGCGCCGGTGA
- a CDS encoding acetoin dehydrogenase dihydrolipoyllysine-residue acetyltransferase subunit, translating into MIAELTLPRLGETMETGRVSAWLKQPGESFKRGETLVEIESDKTVVEMPALADGVLFEIVVEAGQDADVGAVLCRYEDGRAATSVPDSRPEPIRDPVPVQATVAPEAPGKGVSSGGTRATPLARRVARDGNVALDGLIGTGRRGRIEAADVRRWLAQAPGAETPAARISSLDVSGGRLDRRDWAAANATGPRIVLLHGLAADVQSWSALASMLMRAGRSVTAIDLPGHGTTSLDAISVDHAADTVADFLKTLGGEPVELVGHSLGGAIAARAARSASAQVRRLTLLAPAGLDRAIDVDFIRNIVRVRSSGALQHLLRRLVVRPALLTAAQLDALAGELGRGRLTGLADTLVDEGGQQIDITADLRALTMPVRIVWGVQDRIIPWTQVSQAGSRCAIHLIQDAGHVPHWDQPAEVAALF; encoded by the coding sequence GTGATCGCCGAACTGACCCTCCCTCGTCTGGGAGAAACCATGGAGACCGGCCGCGTCAGCGCATGGCTGAAGCAGCCGGGCGAGTCGTTCAAGCGCGGCGAGACGCTGGTCGAGATCGAGAGCGACAAGACCGTCGTCGAGATGCCGGCCCTTGCGGATGGAGTGCTGTTTGAGATCGTCGTCGAGGCCGGGCAGGATGCCGATGTCGGGGCCGTGCTCTGCCGCTATGAAGACGGCCGCGCCGCAACCTCTGTCCCGGACTCCAGGCCGGAACCGATTCGCGACCCGGTTCCGGTCCAAGCGACGGTCGCGCCGGAAGCGCCCGGCAAGGGCGTCTCGTCCGGAGGCACTCGTGCAACCCCGCTGGCCCGGCGCGTGGCCCGGGACGGCAACGTCGCACTCGACGGTCTGATCGGCACCGGCCGGCGCGGCCGGATCGAGGCTGCGGACGTGCGGCGGTGGCTTGCGCAGGCGCCCGGCGCGGAGACGCCGGCAGCCCGGATCTCGAGCCTTGACGTCTCGGGCGGACGTCTCGATCGGCGTGACTGGGCAGCAGCGAACGCAACCGGTCCACGCATCGTGCTGCTGCACGGGCTCGCGGCGGACGTCCAGAGCTGGTCCGCGCTCGCCTCGATGCTGATGCGCGCAGGCCGGAGCGTGACGGCGATCGATCTACCCGGGCACGGCACGACCAGTCTCGACGCAATCTCCGTCGATCACGCTGCGGACACCGTCGCGGACTTCCTGAAGACGCTCGGCGGCGAACCGGTGGAACTGGTCGGGCACTCGCTCGGCGGCGCGATCGCGGCGCGGGCGGCACGATCCGCCTCCGCCCAGGTGCGCCGCCTCACGCTGCTGGCCCCGGCCGGCCTGGACCGGGCGATCGACGTCGACTTCATCCGGAACATCGTCCGGGTGCGTTCGAGCGGGGCGCTCCAGCATCTGCTGCGTCGTCTGGTGGTTCGGCCGGCTCTCCTGACCGCTGCACAACTCGACGCACTCGCAGGCGAACTCGGCCGCGGACGGCTGACCGGTCTTGCGGACACGCTGGTGGACGAGGGCGGCCAGCAGATCGACATCACCGCCGACCTGCGCGCGCTGACGATGCCGGTCCGGATCGTCTGGGGCGTGCAGGACCGCATCATTCCATGGACCCAGGTCAGCCAGGCCGGAAGCCGGTGCGCCATCCACCTGATCCAGGATGCCGGACATGTCCCGCACTGGGATCAGCCGGCGGAGGTTGCGGCCTTGTTCTGA